The Thermoanaerobaculia bacterium sequence CCGGCACGAGCCAGCGCGGCAGCAGAACGGTCCGCGGCGAACGATTCTCGATCGTCACCGTCGCGACGACGTCCTCCTCCGCGGCGAGCCACACGGAGTTGAGGGCGAGGTCCGCACGCAGCCACGCCGCCCGAACCGGAGCGGCCGACAGCACGATCGACAGGACGACCAGCAGGGTCTTGCGCATGGCATCACTTCCTCGAGGTCTGGGTCGGCACTCTATCCGAGCCGCCGCTTCGCAGGACGCGACCTCGAGCGGGCCGGCCTTCGGAACCGCCGCCTCAGGGTTCTGCGACTCCGCCGCCCGTCGAGGCGAGATCGAGATGCCAGCCCGGATGCCACCAGCGGCCTTCGCGCAACACGAAGATCTCGGTGAGTCGGCCGGCGAGGGTGCGCTCCTGGCCCTCCGACTCGAGCACGACCGAGTAGCGGCCGTAGAGCGCGACGGCGTCGCCCAGCCGCTGCGCCCGCGTCTCGGGAAACTCCAGGCGCACGAGGCGGCCGCCGCCGGCACGGAAGGCGCGCGATTCGGCGAGTGTCTTCTCGAGATCGCTGAACGGGCCGTCGCCCATGTCGATGCCGATGAACTCGGGCGGCAGAAGGCTGCGGAGCGCCGCCTCGTCGCCGCCGAACCAGGCGCGCCAGGCCGACTCGCGCAGCCGCAGGATCTCCGGGTCGATCGCCGTGTCACGGGCCGGCGCGGGCGGCGCTGGCGATGGCGCCTGCGCCGGCAGCGGCAGCGGCATCGCGATGATGGCGATGATGGCGATGATGGCGAAGATCGCACCGATCGAGGCGATCGAGGCGATCGAGCCGGGGGGCAGGGTCTTCGCGAGAATCGGGATTCTTCGGGGGGATCGCATCGAAGCTCCTCCTGTGGGAAGAGCAAAATGTACCGAAGTCGCCGCCTTCGGCGCTTGCGGTTTCTTGCTCGATTCCGGCCCTGGCGCAGCTACCTCGGGCCGGCGGCCGGTCTCCACAGCCGCCGACAGCTCGCGAGCGACGAGACGAGCTGCAAGCTCCCGAGCTCTCCGATTCGTTCACGCTGGGGTGGAACGACCTCCCGGCTACGCCAGCCGCCGGCGGGCGAGGTCGGGGTTCCGGCGGTACTCGAGGAGCGCGCTGAGGATGAGCGGGGCGACGATGGTGGCGTCGGACTCGATCACGAACATCGGCGTCTCTTCGGTGAGCTTGTCCCAGGTGATCTTCTCGTTGGGCGTCGCGCCCGAATAGGAACCGTACGAGGTCGTCGAGTCGGAGATCTGGCAGAAGTAGGCCCACGGGCGGACGGGCTGCTGCAGGTCGTACTTGATCGACGGCACGACGCAGATCGGGAAGTCCCCCGCGATGCCGCCGCCGATCTGGAAGAAGCCGACGCCCGCGCCCTCCGCAGCGTCCCCCGCGGCGCCTTCAGCCAGCGCGGGGTACTGGTCGTAGAAGGCAGCCATGTACTCGATGCCCGACTTGGCGATGGTGGCGGAGAAGTCGCCGAACTTGACGTGCGAGGCGAAGATGTTGCCGAAGGTCGAGTCCTCGTAGCCGGGCACGACGATCGGGAGGCGGGCCTCGGCGGCGGCGAGGAGCCAGC is a genomic window containing:
- a CDS encoding nuclear transport factor 2 family protein is translated as MRSPRRIPILAKTLPPGSIASIASIGAIFAIIAIIAIIAMPLPLPAQAPSPAPPAPARDTAIDPEILRLRESAWRAWFGGDEAALRSLLPPEFIGIDMGDGPFSDLEKTLAESRAFRAGGGRLVRLEFPETRAQRLGDAVALYGRYSVVLESEGQERTLAGRLTEIFVLREGRWWHPGWHLDLASTGGGVAEP
- a CDS encoding deoxyhypusine synthase family protein is translated as MSDTNLPILDFVLRNYQNFNARATRDALLAYIRHLEGGGKMFWSIAGAMSSAQLGITLAPAIREGLIHGLSVTGANLEESLFRLVAHRSYKDFPDYRYFTKQDDTRILEQRMRRVTDTSIPEDEAFRAVEKFLVPAWERAEANGERHFWHEYFYDLVLALPRDLHEGNPDECWLLAAAEARLPIVVPGYEDSTFGNIFASHVKFGDFSATIAKSGIEYMAAFYDQYPALAEGAAGDAAEGAGVGFFQIGGGIAGDFPICVVPSIKYDLQQPVRPWAYFCQISDSTTSYGSYSGATPNEKITWDKLTEETPMFVIESDATIVAPLILSALLEYRRNPDLARRRLA